The genomic region CGTCGACGACCCGCTCGATCGCCGCGTCTCGACGGTCGGGCGAATCCATCCGCATGTCGAGGTCAAGGTCGTCGATCTCGAGGGCAAGATCGTCAAGCGCGGCGAACGGGGCGAGCTCTGCACCCGCGGCTACAGCGTGATGCTGGGCTACTGGGAGGAGCCGGAGAAGACCGCGGATGTGCTCGACGCCAAAGGCTGGATGCATACCGGCGACATCGCCATCATCGACGACCAGGGTTATTGCAACATCGTCGGCCGCATCAAGGACATGGTGATCCGCGGCGGCGAGAACCTCTATCCCCGCGAGATCGAGGAATTTCTCTACCGCCATCCCAAGATTCAGGACGTGCAGATCTTTGGCGTTGCGGATACCCGCTACGGCGAGGAGCTCTGCGCCTGGATCCGCGTCAGGCCCGGCGAGACGCTGACGAAGGAAGAGGTGCGCACCTTCTGCGACGGCCAGATCGCCCACAACAAGATTCCGCGGTACGTGGAATTCGTCGACGAGTTTCCGATGACCGTGACCGGAAAGGTCCAGAAATTCCTGATGCGCGACGACGTGGAGCAACGGCTTGGACTGAAAGCCGCGAAGACGGCGTGAGCCGCAGCTGTCATTCCCCGCGAAGGCGGGGAATCCAATACGCCGGAGCCTCTCGATAGAACCACGACCGTCTCGGAGTACTGGATCGCCCGGCCAAGCCGGGCGATGACAGCGAGGATGAGGCTATTCCACCTTAAGCCGTCAGCCCGCGCTGCCCGGCGAGCTCCTTCAGCGACACCTGTGGACGCGCGCCGATGTGCTGGATCACTTCGGCGGCCGCGAGCGCGCCGAGTTCGCCGCACTGCTTGTGGGGCAGGTTGCGCGCCAGACCGAACAGGAAGCCGGCGGCGAAGAGATCGCCGGCCCCGGTGGTGTCCACGAGTTTCGCGATCGGAGACGCCGGGGCTGCGACTGCGTCAGTTGGCGTCACCACCACGCAGCCTTTCTCGCTGCGGGTGACCACGCCGAGATTGACGTCGTTGCGCAGCTGCTTGAGCGCGGTGTCGAAGTCCGAGGTCTGATAGAGCGAATGCAGCTCGGACTCGTTCGCGAACACGATATCGACGGTGCCGTTGCGCATCAGCCCCAGGAACTCGTCGCGATAACGATCGACGCAGAAGGAATCCGACAACGTCAGCGCCACCTTGCGCTTGGCATCATGAGCGATCTTGGCCGCCTTGACGAAGGCGTCCTTGGCGTTCTTGGGGTCCCAGAGATAGCCCTCGAGGTAGACGATGCCGGCCGCGGCGATCTCGGCCGGGTCGATGTCGGCGGGCGACAGGTCCTGCGCGGCGCCGAGATAGGTGTTCATGGTGCGCTCGCCGTCGTCAGTCACCAGGATGTAGGAGCAGCCGGTCGCAGGACCGTCCTTCGCCGCGGGCGTGTTGAAGGCGACGCCGGCCGCGCGGATGTCGTGGACGTAGAGCTTCCCGATCTGGTCGTCCTTGACCTTGCCGACATAGGCGGCGCGCGCCCCGAGGCTGCCGATGCCGACGATGGTGTTGGCGGCCGAACCGCCGGAAACTTCCGTCGCCGGGCCCATGTCCTTGTAGATGGCGGCGGCCCGCGCCTCGTCGATCAGGGACATGCTGCCCTTGGTCATGCCGTGCTTGCCCAGAAAGGCTTCGTCGGTCTTGACCAGCACGTCGAACAGCGCGTTGCCGATGCCGAGAACGTCATATTTCACGTCAGCCATTCACCTTGATCCTGTTTGGCGGATTGCGATACCCGCGGAAATCCGCTTCCTGTCGGTCTGAAATCTGGCTCGCGGCCTATCACGGCCGGCCCTTCGCGGGCAAGCAACGGTATTATGCAGTTCCGATGATCCGCTCCTTCCTGACCGTCTCGACGGGGACACTGGCTTCACGGCTGCTGGGCTTTGCACGCGATTCCCTGATCGCGGCGCTGCTCGGCACCGGCGCCGTGGCGGACGCGTTTCTGGCGGCATTTCAGCTCGTCAATGTGGTGCGGCGCCTGCTCAGCGAGGGGGCCCTGAATGCGGCGCTGATCCCGGCCTGGCTGCGCGTTCGTGACCGCGACGGCGAGGCGGCTGCCGCGGCGTTCGCGGGACGCGTGCTCAGCTCCGTGAGCGCGGGCCTGATCGCAATCTCAATCGTGATTGCACTGCTGATGCGGCTGATCATCATGATCATCGCGCCGGGCTTCGTCGGCAGCGCATCGCTCGATCTCGCCGTCCAGAATGCGCGGCTGATGCTGCCTTATCTTGCCTTCGCGGGACCCGTCACGGTGCTGATGGGCCTGCTCAACGCGCAGGGTCGCTTTGCACTCACCGCGTTCTCGCCGCTGCTGTTCAACATCGCCCTGATCGCTGCGATCACAACACTCCTGCGGTGGCACGTCGACGCGACCGTCGCCGCGTGGATATTGGCGGCCTCCGTCGGCATCGCCGGCCTGTTGCAGCTCCTGATGCTGCTGTCGCAGCGAAGTGCGCGTCTGGCGACACCGTTGCGCGTGAGCTTCGACAAGGACATGCGCGGCTTCTTCGCCAAGGCGATCCCGGGCATGATCGCGAGCTCCGGCCCGCAATGGCTGATGGTTGCCGGCGCGATCATCGCCTCCGCCACGCCGGCCGCGGTCTCCTGGCTCTATTTCGCCAACCGCTTGATCGAGCTGCCGCTTGGCATTGTCGGCGTCGCCATGGGTACGGTGCTGGTGCCGGAGCTGACGCGCGCGGTGAGGAGCGGTCACCGTGACGCGGTTGCGCATGCGGAATCGCGTGCGCTGGAACTCGCGACCGGGCTGGCATTGCCGGCGACGCTCGGCCTGATCGTGCTGGCCGAGCCGATCGTGCGGCTGCTGTTTGAACACGGCGCCTTTGGCGCGGAGGACAGCGCGACCACGGCGCGCGCCCTGATGTGGCTGGCGCTGGGACTGCCGGCGCACGTGCTGATCAAGGCGCTGTCCCCGACCTATTTTGCCCGCAGCGACACGATGACGCCGCTGCTTGCGACCGCGAAAGGGTTCGTGGTCGCGGTCGCGCTCGCGATCCTGCTCGGTCACTTCTTCGGCGCGAGCGGGATCGCCGCCAGCATTGCCGCCGGCGCCTGGAGCAGTGCGATCTCGCTGCTCCGGAAAGGCACGCGTGAATTCGGCTTCTCGGTCGACGCCGCCGCCCGCAAGCGGCTGCCGCGAATCGTGCTCGCCGCGCTCGCCATGGGCGGCCTGCTGTGGCTGACCGCGGGCCTCTTGCCTTCACAGGCCCATGGGCTCATCCGCTTCATTGCGCTGGGATCACAGATCGCCGCCGGAATCGTCGTCTATGGCTTGCTCCTGCAAATCCTCCGCGTCGCGTCCTGGCGCGAGGCGGCCGGTGCCTTGAAGCGCCCCGCCCAGCCCGATCCCGGCGCCTGAAGTCAGCGAAATTCCCTTGACGGGGCAGCGCCGCTGTTGGAAACGACGCCCCGTATCTTGCAGGGAAGCTGCCATGCCATTCGTTGAACGGGTTTTTTCGGGCGTCCAGCCGACGGGCAATCTGCACCTCGGCAATTATCTCGGCGCAATCGTCAACTTCGTGAAGATGCAGGAAACCCACAACTGCATCTATTGCGTCGTCGACATGCACGCGATCACGCAGGGCGTGGACGTCTGGGGCGGACCGGTCGAGCTCGCGCGCAACACCCGCGAGGTGACCGCGGCGTTCATCGCCAGCGGCATCGATCCGAGCAAGCACATCGTGTTCAACCAGAGCCAGGTCTCGGGTCACGCCGAGCTCGCCTGGATCTTCAACTGCGTCGCGCGCATGGGCTGGCTCGGCCGTATGACCCAGTTCAAGGAGAAGGCCGGCAAGGACCGCGAGAACGCCTCCGTCGGTCTGTTCGACTATCCCGTGCTGATGGCGGCTGACATTCTGCTCTACCGCGCCACCCACGTGCCGGTCGGCGAGGACCAGAAGCAGCATCTCGAGCTGTCGCGCGACATCGCGCAGAAGTTCAACAACGACTTCGCTGAGTCGATCCGCAACCTCGGCGCCAATGACGGCCTGTTCTTCCCGCTGCCGGAACCCTTGATCACGGGCCCGGCGACGCGCGTGATGAGCTTGCGCGACGGCACCAAGAAGATGTCGAAGTCGGATGCGTCGGATAATTCGCGCATCAATCTGACCGACGACGCCGACACCATCGCGCAGAAGGTCCGCAAGGCCAAGACCGACCCGGAGCCGCTGCCGACCGAGGAGAAGGGTCTGGAAGCGCGTCCCGAGGCCGACAATCTCGTCGGTATCTTCGCCGCGCTCTCCGGCCGCTCCAAGGCCGACGTGCTCAGGGATTTCGGCGGCGGCCAGTTCTCCAGCTTCAAGAACGCGCTGGTGGATTTGTGCGTCACGAAGCTCGCGCCGATTGCCGGCGAGATGAAGCGCCTCGTCGCCGACCCCGGCCATATCGACGCGATCCTGAACGATGGCGCCGACCGCGCGCGCGCGATTGCAGACGAGACCATGACGCTCTCGAAGGACATCGTGGGCTTCATCCGTCGGCGCTGATAATAAGTTCGCGAAAACGCGGCCGACGCCACGGCGCCGGCTCGCTTCTGCTCTCCCCAAGTACGACGGAGTGTGGCAGCATGTCAGCGTGGACATTCCGGGACATGCATGACCAGCAAGCGACTTTGCTTCGAGCCGGGTCACAAGCCCAAATGCCTCGTCATCGTCGACGACACCGCCGAATGGGATCGCGCGGTCTATTACGCCAGCCGCTGGGCGATTCGGGCCGGTGGCGGCGTGGTGATGCTCCGCATCATCGAGCCCGAACAGCAGAGCCAGGAATGGCTGGGGGTCGCCGACATCATGCGCGCCGAAGCGCATGAGGCGGCCGAAGCCGCGCTCGACCGTGCCGCCGGCCGCGCCAACGGCATCGCCGCGATCACGCCGGAACGGGTGATCCGCGAAGGCGCTGCGATGGAACAGCTGCTGGCGGTGATCGACGAGGACCCCGACATCGCCATGCTGGTGCTCGCCGCGAACCCGGGCGCGGAAGGCCCGGGGCCATTGGTCGCGCTGCTCGCGCACGCGCTGGGCACGTTCCCGGTGCCGGTGACGGTCATTTCCGGCGCGCTCAGCGACCAGAGCGTGGATTCGCTGTCCTAGACTGCTGCTCGTTCGCCTCGCCCCGTTAGCCGACAGAGGGAAGAAGCGGGTACCCTAACCCGCTGATATAACAGGTGAACGGCCAGCTTACCCCTTGACCGTGCGTTCGCCGTCGCCATCTGCTAGTGGATAGAGCACGCGCCGGCCTTGAACCGGCGACGTCTGGAGAAAACCATGTTCATTCAAACCGAAGCCACCCCCAATCCCGCCACGCTGAAGTTCATTCCCGGCCGCGTCGTGGTCGACGGCGGACCGATGGAATTTGCCAACCGCGAATCGGCCGCACGCTCGCCGCTCGCCGAAAAGCTGTTCGAAGTCCCCGGCGTCACCGGCGTGTTCTACGGCTCGGACTTCATCACCGTGACCAAAGCGAACGGTGAATGGCAACAGCTCAAGCCCGCGATCCTCGGCGCCATCATGGAGCACTACATGTCCGGCGCGCCGCTGCTCGCCGACGGTGCGGCCGCGAGCGATGTCGATCTCGACGAAGAGGACGAGTTCTTTGACGAAGCCGATGCCGAGACGGTCGACATGATCAAGGATCTGATCGAGACCCGCGTGCGGCCAGCGGTCGCCAATGACGGCGGCGACATCACTTTCCGCGGCTTCAAGGATGGTATCGTCTATCTCAACATGAAGGGCTCCTGCGCCGGCTGCCCGTCATCGACCGCGACGCTCCAGCACGGCATCCAGAACCTGCTCAAGCACTTCGTCCCCGACGTGGTCGAAGTCCGGCCGATGTAGGCTGGGGCCGCAAAGGCGTGGATGGCCGGGACAAGCCCGGCCATGATGACGAGCATTCCATGACGGATGGTGCTACCATCGTTCCATGCTGATCCTTGCCATCGATACCGCGCTGGAAGCGTGCGCGGTTGCCGTTCTCGACACCGATGCCGGCCAGCTCCTCGCGCAGGAGCAGCTTCTGATGAAGCGCGGCCACGCCGAAGCGCTGATGCCGATGATCGCGCGCGTGATGCAGTCAGCCAACCTCGCCTTCACAGCGCTCGAGCGCATCGCGGTCACCATGGGCCCCGGAAGTTTCACCGGCCTGCGCGTCGGCATTTCGGCCGCCCGCGGCCTTGCGCTTGCTGCGAAGCGGCCCGCCGTCGGCCTGACCACCTTGTCGGCCTATGCCGCCGCAGTCGTCGGCCAGAGCGGAGCGGCGCCGGTGATCGCGGCGATCGACGCGCGGCACGACCACGTCTATTTCCAGATCGTGGCCGGTGACGGCAGTCAGCTGGTGCGGCCGGGCGTCGCTCCCATCGACGAGGCGATCGCGGCGTCGCAATTCGGCGCGCCGCATCTGGTCGGCAATGCCGCGAAGATCCTCGCCGAGCGCTGGCCGAAAGATATGCCGCAGCCGGTCGCGGTCGACGCGCAGCCCGCGCCCGACATCGGCTGGGTCGCATGGCTTGGCGCCGCCGCCGATCCCGCGACAAATCCGGCGCGGCCGTTCTATCTGCGGGCGCCCGACGCAAAGCCGCCCGCACAACTGCCGCTTGCAGCACAAGCCGCAAGCTCACGATGAAATGGTTGTCGGAATGGTGGCGCGGCGGTACGGCCGTCGTCGAGCCGGCTGTCGCGCGCGACGTCGCACGGCTTGCGCAACTCCACGGCGCCTCCTTCGCGCGCGGTTGGGGCGAAGGCG from Bradyrhizobium lupini harbors:
- a CDS encoding adenosine kinase, whose amino-acid sequence is MADVKYDVLGIGNALFDVLVKTDEAFLGKHGMTKGSMSLIDEARAAAIYKDMGPATEVSGGSAANTIVGIGSLGARAAYVGKVKDDQIGKLYVHDIRAAGVAFNTPAAKDGPATGCSYILVTDDGERTMNTYLGAAQDLSPADIDPAEIAAAGIVYLEGYLWDPKNAKDAFVKAAKIAHDAKRKVALTLSDSFCVDRYRDEFLGLMRNGTVDIVFANESELHSLYQTSDFDTALKQLRNDVNLGVVTRSEKGCVVVTPTDAVAAPASPIAKLVDTTGAGDLFAAGFLFGLARNLPHKQCGELGALAAAEVIQHIGARPQVSLKELAGQRGLTA
- a CDS encoding NifU family protein — its product is MFIQTEATPNPATLKFIPGRVVVDGGPMEFANRESAARSPLAEKLFEVPGVTGVFYGSDFITVTKANGEWQQLKPAILGAIMEHYMSGAPLLADGAAASDVDLDEEDEFFDEADAETVDMIKDLIETRVRPAVANDGGDITFRGFKDGIVYLNMKGSCAGCPSSTATLQHGIQNLLKHFVPDVVEVRPM
- the murJ gene encoding murein biosynthesis integral membrane protein MurJ: MIRSFLTVSTGTLASRLLGFARDSLIAALLGTGAVADAFLAAFQLVNVVRRLLSEGALNAALIPAWLRVRDRDGEAAAAAFAGRVLSSVSAGLIAISIVIALLMRLIIMIIAPGFVGSASLDLAVQNARLMLPYLAFAGPVTVLMGLLNAQGRFALTAFSPLLFNIALIAAITTLLRWHVDATVAAWILAASVGIAGLLQLLMLLSQRSARLATPLRVSFDKDMRGFFAKAIPGMIASSGPQWLMVAGAIIASATPAAVSWLYFANRLIELPLGIVGVAMGTVLVPELTRAVRSGHRDAVAHAESRALELATGLALPATLGLIVLAEPIVRLLFEHGAFGAEDSATTARALMWLALGLPAHVLIKALSPTYFARSDTMTPLLATAKGFVVAVALAILLGHFFGASGIAASIAAGAWSSAISLLRKGTREFGFSVDAAARKRLPRIVLAALAMGGLLWLTAGLLPSQAHGLIRFIALGSQIAAGIVVYGLLLQILRVASWREAAGALKRPAQPDPGA
- the trpS gene encoding tryptophan--tRNA ligase, whose protein sequence is MPFVERVFSGVQPTGNLHLGNYLGAIVNFVKMQETHNCIYCVVDMHAITQGVDVWGGPVELARNTREVTAAFIASGIDPSKHIVFNQSQVSGHAELAWIFNCVARMGWLGRMTQFKEKAGKDRENASVGLFDYPVLMAADILLYRATHVPVGEDQKQHLELSRDIAQKFNNDFAESIRNLGANDGLFFPLPEPLITGPATRVMSLRDGTKKMSKSDASDNSRINLTDDADTIAQKVRKAKTDPEPLPTEEKGLEARPEADNLVGIFAALSGRSKADVLRDFGGGQFSSFKNALVDLCVTKLAPIAGEMKRLVADPGHIDAILNDGADRARAIADETMTLSKDIVGFIRRR
- the tsaB gene encoding tRNA (adenosine(37)-N6)-threonylcarbamoyltransferase complex dimerization subunit type 1 TsaB; the protein is MLILAIDTALEACAVAVLDTDAGQLLAQEQLLMKRGHAEALMPMIARVMQSANLAFTALERIAVTMGPGSFTGLRVGISAARGLALAAKRPAVGLTTLSAYAAAVVGQSGAAPVIAAIDARHDHVYFQIVAGDGSQLVRPGVAPIDEAIAASQFGAPHLVGNAAKILAERWPKDMPQPVAVDAQPAPDIGWVAWLGAAADPATNPARPFYLRAPDAKPPAQLPLAAQAASSR
- a CDS encoding universal stress protein; its protein translation is MTSKRLCFEPGHKPKCLVIVDDTAEWDRAVYYASRWAIRAGGGVVMLRIIEPEQQSQEWLGVADIMRAEAHEAAEAALDRAAGRANGIAAITPERVIREGAAMEQLLAVIDEDPDIAMLVLAANPGAEGPGPLVALLAHALGTFPVPVTVISGALSDQSVDSLS